GGGAAGATCCAGGTCGGGAATGTCCGGCTCCTGTCGGATCGCGTCCGGATCGATGAGCGCGAGGGTGTAGGAGAGCCCGTCCATCTGGATGTGGAGCTTCCGGGTCTCCTCGTCGAGTTCGAGCTGAATTAGATCGTCGCTGTCGGCCATGCCTGCGATGTCCTCGAGACGGTTGAGGTTGACGCCGATGACGCCCCCGTCCGCTTCGTAAGACTCGAATGCGGCGGCTTCGAGGGAGAGATCGACCATACCGACGTTGGCAGGATCGACCGCCCGAATGGAGAGTTCGTCCTCGTTCAACCGGATCTTGCACTCGTCGACCAGCACGCTCACCGAGTCGAGCGCGTCCCGGAGCGTGGACGCGCTCACGATGGCCTTGAACATATGGGAAGTGATACGGCACCTCGCATTAAAAACCACCCGTTTCCTGCCCGTTTCGAACGGATCCACACCGAATCCGACTCGAATCCGAACCAGGTTGAACGGGGAGTTCAG
The Halalkaliarchaeum desulfuricum DNA segment above includes these coding regions:
- a CDS encoding DNA polymerase sliding clamp, with product MFKAIVSASTLRDALDSVSVLVDECKIRLNEDELSIRAVDPANVGMVDLSLEAAAFESYEADGGVIGVNLNRLEDIAGMADSDDLIQLELDEETRKLHIQMDGLSYTLALIDPDAIRQEPDIPDLDLPAEIVLEGAQLDRGIKASDMVSDHIRLRVEENTEAFYIEAEGDTDDVDFELTTEDLIDLTVGPADSLFSLDYLKDMNKAIPGDAEVVVELGEEFPVKLHYEFSEGLGQVTYMLAPRIQSD